One window from the genome of Cherax quadricarinatus isolate ZL_2023a chromosome 85, ASM3850222v1, whole genome shotgun sequence encodes:
- the clu gene encoding clustered mitochondria protein homolog: THIHVYFRTTEEEFNPKPANPCYLCHSLIDLLSLLSNGFKRNFSNLQKKRTSRHPLGRVATPYQVYTWASPSLEHGIDALRAEDAFSSKLGYEEHIPGQTRDWNEELQTTRELPRRTLPERLLRERAIFKVHSDFVAAATRGAMAVIDGNVMAINPGEDPKMQMFIWNNIFFSLGFDVRDHYKEVGGDAAAHVAPRNDLQGVRVYSAADLEGLYTLGTVVVDYRGYRVTAQSIIPGILEREQEQSVVYGSIDFGKTVVTHPKYMDLLQKAGQQLKILPHKVLNEKGEEIELCSSVECKGIIGNDGRHYILDLLRTFPPDVNFLVSSEIQLSAASLEMGFPIAHKHKLATLRQELIDAFVDNRYVMFLKFAALHLQQLSCKKQEASKLAAVKEKEENEKEDKEENEKGKDNKDIEAEEAKKIVENVTESIAAEKQVEENTKDIIKKAAAAVGSLKEADFDVRFNLDAFSPGVIHADKQGEMLKKERQLICDAAGFLASVQLPSLVHDLTDHAVAPTDGTTLCEALHTRGVNIRYLGKVASLLAKVHELKYIYTIAVGELIARSVKHLFTSYLQRVETISLSSAVAHFLNCYLSSCTSPHASNKNDELLSKKKKRRHPFNNSLSHWAAFSPKSLWNRIKLELKDYYDWTLETDTVDSAIQKYGLQKVALLRTFCMKSGVQLLLRDYNFDTKSQETFHEQDILNLFPVVKHINPRATDAFNLYTAGQTKTQQGFLKDGYDLISEALNLLNNVYGAMHPEIAQCLRMLARLNYIMGDHVEAMSFQQKAVLMSERVNGIDHPYTITEYTHLALYCFANQQVSVALKLLYRARYLLLVIHGEVHPEMALIDSNIGLILHAVGQYSLSLQFLEKALELRIKFFGDKSLKVALSYHLVARTQSCMGDFRGALKNEKETFTIYKTQLGPEHEKTKEADECLRHLTQQAVVMAKKISEAFNGRSTLGLPPIQIQPPSMSSVLELLNIINGILYVQITPEEIERVRAELEKGQAKALREKSLAENVHSTDKNEGNEAKSEESDAKSEESEGESKSVNKCEERKSEESDVKSEEDESLKANEVDIKSEEEEEIASR; encoded by the coding sequence ACACACATCCATGTTTATTTCAGAACAACAGAGGAGGAGTTCAACCCCAAGCCAGCAAATCCGTGCTATTTGTGCCATTCACTCATTGATCTTCTTAGTTTGTTGTCGAATGGTTTTAAGCGCAATTTTTCCAACTTGCAAAAGAAGCGCACTTCCCGGCATCCACTTGGGAGAGTGGCAACACCTTATCAAGTGTATACATGGGCATCCCCTTCCTTGGAGCATGGTATTGATGCCCTTCGTGCTGAAGATGCTTTCAGCAGTAAGTTGGGGTATGAGGAACACATCCCGGGTCAAACCCGAGACTGGAACGAAGagctgcagacaacaagggaaCTTCCTCGTCGCACTCTTCCTGAGCGCCTATTGAGGGAACGTGCTATCTTCAAAGTACATAGTGATTTTGTAGCTGCAGCAACTAGAGGTGCCATGGCTGTCATTGATGGCAATGTTATGGCTATTAATCCTGGAGAAGACCCAAAAATGCAGATGTTCATATGGAATAATATTTTCTTCAGTCTTGGTTTCGATGTTAGAGATCATTACAAAGAGGTGGGAGGGGATGCAGCAGCGCATGTAGCACCGCGCAATGATTTGCAAGGTGTACGTGTGTATAGTGCAGCTGATTTAGAAGGGCTTTATACCTTAGGCACAGTTGTTGTAGATTATCGTGGGTATCGTGTAACAGCCCAGTCCATCATCCCTGGCATTCTTGAGCGTGAGCAGGAACAGTCTGTTGTTTATGGCTCGATAGATTTTGGTAAAACTGTTGTTACTCATCCAAAGTATATGGACTTGCTGCAGAAAGCTGGTCAACAACTGAAAATTCTTCCCCATAAGGTTTTGAATGAAAAAGGGGAAGAAATAGAGCTGTGCTCATCAGTAGAATGCAAGGGTATCATTGGCAATGACGGCCGTCACTACATTCTTGACCTTTTACGCACATTCCCTCCAGACGTTAATTTCTTGGTCTCTAGTGAGATTCAGCTAAGTGCAGCTTCATTGGAAATGGGTTTCCCTATTGCTCACAAGCACAAGTTAGCTACTCTGAGGCAGGAATTAATTGATGCCTTTGTGGATAATCGTTACGTAATGTTCCTCAAATTTGCTGCATTGCACCTTCAGCAACTTAGTTGTAAAAAGCAAGAGGCCAGCAAACTTGCTGCAGTAAAGGAAAAGGAAGAAAATGAAAAAGAGGACAAAGAAGAAAATGAGAAAGGAAAAGATAACAAAGATATAGAAGCTGAGGAAGCCAAGAAGATTGTAGAGAATGTGACTGAAAGTATTGCTGCAGAAAAGCAAGTAGAGGAAAACACTAAGGACATTATCAAGAAGGCTGCTGCAGCAGTAGGGTCATTGAAGGAAGCTGACTTTGATGTGAGGTTTAATTTGGATGCCTTTTCCCCAGGAGTTATACATGCTGATAAACAGGGTGAAATGCTCAAGAAAGAACGGCAGTTGATTTGTGATGCAGCAGGGTTTTTAGCGAGTGTTCAATTGCCCAGTCTGGTGCATGATCTCACAGACCATGCTGTTGCTCCTACTGATGGCACTACTCTATGTGAGGCTCTACATACACGGGGAGTTAACATCCGTTACTTGGGAAAAGTTGCCAGTCTCTTGGCTAAAGTCCATGAGTTGAAATATATTTATACCATTGCAGTAGGGGAACTAATTGCACGATCTGTCAAGCATCTCTTCACAAGTTACCTTCAGCGTGTTGAAACTATTTCTTTATCATCTGCTGTTGCCCACTTTCTCAACTGTTACCTCTCTTCTTGCACCAGTCCACATGCTTCTAACAAAAATGATGAGCTTCTCtcaaagaagaaaaagaggagacACCCATTTAACAACAGCCTCTCACATTGGGCAGCATTTTCTCCCAAATCTCTTTGGAATCGTATTAAATTAGAACTCAAAGATTACTATGACTGGACTTTGGAAACAGACACAGTAGATAGCGCCATTCAAAAGTATGGCCTTCAGAAAGTAGCACTTCTGAGAACCTTTTGTATGAAATCAGGTGTCCAGCTACTTCTCCGTGATTACAACTTTGACACCAAGTCTCAGGAAACTTTCCATGAGCAAGACATTCTTAACTTGTTTCCAGTTGTAAAGCATATCAATCCACGGGCTACTGACGCCTTTAACTTGTACACTGCTGGCCAGACCAAGACACAGCAAGGGTTCTTAAAAGATGGTTATGACCTTATTAGTGAGGCTTTGAATCTTTTAAATAATGTTTATGGCGCCATGCATCCAGAAATAGCACAGTGCCTTCGCATGCTGGCTCGCTTGAATTATATCATGGGCGATCATGTTGAAGCTATGTCATTCCAACAAAAGGCAGTACTCATGAGTGAGAGGGTAAATGGTATTGATCATCCATACACTATCACAGAGTACACTCACTTAGCACTCTACTGCTTTGCCAACCAACAGGTGAGTGTGGCTTTAAAACTGTTGTACCGGGCTCGTTACTTGCTCTTGGTAATCCATGGTGAGGTTCACCCAGAAATGGCCTTGATAGATTCTAACATTGGTTTGATCCTCCATGCTGTAGGTCAGTATAGCCTTTCTCTCCAGTTTTTGGAAAAGGCCTTAGAACTCCGTATAAAATTCTTTGGTGATAAAAGTTTAAAAGTTGCTCTTAGTTACCACCTTGTTGCTAGGACGCAAAGTTGCATGGGAGATTTCAGAGGTGCTCTCAAAAATGAAAAGGAAACTTTCACAATATACAAGACTCAACTTGGACCAGAGCATGAGAAGACGAAAGAAGCCGACGAATGCTTACGTCATTTGACCCAGCAGGCAGTTGTTATGGCGAAAAAGATCAGTGAAGCATTCAACGGCCGCAGTACCCTTGGCCTTCCACCAATTCAGATTCAGCCACCGTCTATGAGTAGTGTATTAGAACTTCTCAATATCATTAATGGTATTCTCTATGTACAGATCACCCCGGAAGAAATTGAGCGTGTGCGTGCAGAGTTGGAAAAGGGCCAGGCAAAAGCATTGAGGGAAAAAAGTTTAGCTGAAAATGTACATAGTACTGACAAAAATGAGGGAAATGAAGCAAAGAGTGAAGAGAGTGATGCAAAAAGCGAGGAAAGTGAAGGTGAATCAAAAAGTGTAAATAAATGTGAAGAGCGAAAGAGTGAAGAAAGTGATGTCAAAAGTGAAGAGGACGAGAGTTTAAAGGCAAATGAAGTTGACATCAAAagtgaagaggaagaagaaatagCAAGTAGGTGA